The Methanocella arvoryzae MRE50 DNA window CAGCAGCTTCCGGGCTCCGAGGATATGCCCCCGCCCTACTGTGGCCGGCAGGAACTTCACGATCCCGTCCCGGGAGAAACAGATTAAGCCGAACCTCGTGTTATCCACGGAGAGCCGGCTGATCATGGAAGAGACCAGGCTTGTGGCCGCGTAGAACTCCGAGGGCTCGCCCGTGCCCATGGACTCGTCCACGTCGAGCAGGAAATATGTCGCGGGGCTCCACTCCTTCTCGAACTCCCGGACCACCAGGGTGCCGGACCGGCTGGACCGGGCCCAGTCGATGTCCCTGACGCTATCCCCCGGGGCATAGTTGCGGAGGGAGGAGAAATCCGTCCCGTCGGGGGCTCTGTCGACGTGCCCCGCGTACAGGCTGTCGTAGTGGCTCGCGGACCGAAGCGAAGCCTGGGTGTGAGTGCCCGGAACGGTGACACCCGGCTGCACGGTGAGAGCCAGGCCGGTTCCCGCCCGGACCCGGTGCCTGAAGAACCACGAGCTGACGCCCAGTGTCACCGGCGGAATGGAGAATTCGCCGTACCCGGAAGGGCTCAGCCGGGTCGACAGGAGCGGAAGCTGACCCCCGGAGAAAACGACGTGCCCGAGCAGGGGCGCAGTGGAAGCGATCCGGGCATCCAGCGGCTGCTCGAACTCGATCTTGAGTTCGGCGTGCCCGGGATAAGAGATCGTGGTGTCGAACTGGACGGCCGAGCCGAAGCGGATGGTGGAGACCGCCAGTTTCCTGTCGACTGCGATCTTACCCAGGACGGATGCCCGGGACCGCAGCCGGAATAAATCGCAGGCCAGCAGGAGAGCGTAGGCCCCGAGCGCAGCATAGAACACAATGCCA harbors:
- a CDS encoding DUF58 domain-containing protein, yielding MEVRDVSVVLVGAALAALAALAGGIVFYAALGAYALLLACDLFRLRSRASVLGKIAVDRKLAVSTIRFGSAVQFDTTISYPGHAELKIEFEQPLDARIASTAPLLGHVVFSGGQLPLLSTRLSPSGYGEFSIPPVTLGVSSWFFRHRVRAGTGLALTVQPGVTVPGTHTQASLRSASHYDSLYAGHVDRAPDGTDFSSLRNYAPGDSVRDIDWARSSRSGTLVVREFEKEWSPATYFLLDVDESMGTGEPSEFYAATSLVSSMISRLSVDNTRFGLICFSRDGIVKFLPATVGRGHILGARKLLATLKPVSPEKTAAGKTMAIYEASHLKSLLKDAQGLGIIGSVLEETLDDYRANIRAEGFTMAIGRITASAGSPCHIVVVTNLSMGVGCLMNGVRMATYHGHQVSVALTPHLWFGHEAESAEECYEKYREVKAAIRRIRGSGQVRVIDLSSSGENPEDALSRRMPVQAMRR